Proteins encoded within one genomic window of Trichomycterus rosablanca isolate fTriRos1 chromosome 7, fTriRos1.hap1, whole genome shotgun sequence:
- the gpr37l1b gene encoding G-protein coupled receptor 37-like 1: MEMSNFRMIYLLTLVTLLGVCASDSQSSGKSGMSFRNQQEDQAILEDIGDDDEFHVDMQHGTVSEDVYTPSPPYTDLPSSSVTTSVDDGSNSKDNITNKDITRIHNPLFPVTNSSYIAYGILFLALVIFAVGLVGNLAVMCIVWQNYFMRSAWNYILASLAFWDFLVLCFCLPVVIFNELTHKRLLGDFSCSVVPYIEVTSLGMTSLSLCALGIDRFHAATSSPPKTQRVEHCKSVLTKLAVVWIGSMVLAAPELLIWQLHQEKSTSLGVQVDTCIMSPYPNLPESIYSLIINYHDARLWWYFGCYFCLPVVFTFLCQLATCHVASDSESSSKRQEERSPSTKQKLQHAQQIERQLNCTVMALAMVYGVCALPENVCNLTFTYAPVQVSKDVVALLALINQFFLFLKSSVTPVLLLCLCKNLGKAFMDCCCCCCEECQPSNSSSTQYLTENKHKGTSDMSTSIFFDKAKDSTTILSIGS; the protein is encoded by the exons ATGGAAATGAGTAATTTtagaatgatttatttattaactctAGTAACACTTCTGGGTGTCTGTGCTTCTGATTCACAATCCAGCGGAAAGAGTGGAATGTCCTTTAGGAACCAGCAAGAAGATCAAGCCATCCTTGAGGATATTGGAGACGATGATGAATTCCATGTGGACATGCAACATGGGACCGTCTCAGAAGACGTTTACACACCATCTCCACCTTACACAGATCTGCCCAGTTCAAGTGTGACAACAAGTGTTGATGATGGCAGCAATAGCAAGGATAATATCACAAACAAAGACATCACAAGGATTCACAACCCTCTGTTTCCAGTGACAAACAGTTCTTACATTGCCTATGGGATTCTCTTTCTGGCCCTTGTAATTTTTGCAGTAGGGCTCGTGGGTAATCTAGCAGTTATGTGTATCGTCTGGCAGAACTACTTCATGAGAAGCGCATGGAACTACATACTGGCCAGCTTGGCTTTTTGGGATTTCCTGGTCCTGTGTTTCTGCCTACCTGTGGTGATCTTTAATGAGCTCACCCACAAACGGCTGCTGGGAGATTTCTCTTGCAGCGTTGTGCCTTATATTGAG GTGACATCATTAGGCATGACCTCCTTGAGCTTGTGTGCACTTGGTATTGACCGTTTTCACGCTGCCACCAGCTCCCCCCCAAAAACCCAGCGAGTTGAGCACTGTAAATCCGTCCTTACTAAGTTGGCAGTAGTGTGGATTGGCTCAATGGTACTGGCTGCACCAGAGCTGCTTATCTGGCAGCTGCACCAGGAAAAGTCTACTTCACTGGGGGTCCAGGTAGACACCTGCATCATGAGTCCATACCCAAATCTCCCAGAGTCCATTTACTCCCTTATAATCAACTACCATGATGCTCGTCTCTGGTGGTACTTTGGCTGTTACTTCTGCCTCCCAGTGGTCTTTACCTTCCTCTGCCAGCTGGCCACTTGCCATGTCGCAAGTGACAGTGAAAGTTCTTCCAAACGGCAAGAGGAACGCTCTCCATCCACGAAGCAAAAGCTTCAACATGCCCAGCAGATTGAGAGGCAACTAAACTGCACTGTTATGGCATTAGCCATGGTTTATGGAGTGTGTGCTTTGCCAGAGAATGTGTGCAACCTCACATTTACCTATGCCCCTGTGCAGGTGTCCAAAGATGTTGTAGCTCTCCTTGCTCTGATCAATCAGTTCTTCCTGTTCTTAAAATCATCAGTGACACCAGTGCTTTTGCTGTGCCTGTGTAAGAATCTGGGCAAGGCTTTTATGgattgctgctgctgctgctgtgagGAATGCCAACCCAGCAACTCATCTTCCACCCAATATCTTACAGAAAATAAGCACAAGGGCACCAGCGATATGTCCACTTCCATTTTCTTTGACAAAGCCAAGGACAGCACAACTATCTTATCTATTGGCAGCTAA